In Rhodanobacteraceae bacterium, the following proteins share a genomic window:
- a CDS encoding methyltransferase domain-containing protein yields MPHRDFVPALRFPFLTPWYDRLVALTVREARMKASLLTHADVTPGERVLDLGCGTGTLLLQLASRVPGARIAGVDADPAMLRQAQAKASAAGISLDLAPAWADALPFADGSFDVVLSSLFFHHLQHDDKRRSLREVRRVLRPGGRVLIADFGRPTSWLGRTAFHLVRLLDGYANTRDHAEGRLPEFMHDAGFVDVSTLHTLAVPVGRIGLYRGTRP; encoded by the coding sequence TTGCCCCACCGGGACTTCGTTCCGGCGTTGCGCTTCCCGTTCCTCACGCCATGGTACGACCGTCTGGTGGCGTTGACGGTGCGCGAAGCCCGGATGAAGGCGTCTCTATTGACCCACGCCGATGTCACACCCGGCGAGCGGGTTCTGGACCTGGGCTGTGGCACCGGCACCCTGCTGCTGCAGTTGGCCTCGCGAGTGCCCGGCGCGCGAATCGCCGGTGTCGATGCCGACCCAGCCATGCTGCGCCAAGCGCAGGCCAAGGCCAGCGCCGCAGGCATCTCGCTGGACCTTGCGCCTGCCTGGGCCGATGCACTGCCGTTCGCCGATGGCTCGTTCGACGTAGTGCTCTCCTCGCTCTTCTTCCACCACCTCCAGCACGACGACAAGCGACGCAGTCTCCGCGAGGTTCGGCGCGTACTGCGCCCTGGTGGCAGGGTGCTGATCGCCGATTTCGGCCGGCCAACCTCGTGGCTCGGACGAACCGCATTCCACCTGGTGCGCTTGCTTGACGGCTATGCCAACACCCGCGACCACGCGGAGGGCCGGTTACCTGAGTTCATGCACGACGCAGGCTTTGTTGACGTATCAACCCTGCACACACTGGCAGTTCCCGTCGGCCGAATAGGGCTGTACCGCGGCACTCGGCCCTAG
- a CDS encoding carboxymuconolactone decarboxylase family protein, with protein sequence MSWIPAKQFGDYPFYLRWFFRRQARKYGRTLPPSWLWGRLPGHFGGLLLLLGLFQRKAFPVDAALRSLVSARVAQLNGCAFCVDLNAYNLLHATGSSAKAEAVGSWQDSDLYSERERVALDYAEAMTDTQRRVGPAQAASLRQQFDDHEIVALTAWISFQNMSAKFNSALGAEESGLCPWLGARDQPEGTVTSLAPISTRPRHAGRNPAQSKSSRNQSESIT encoded by the coding sequence ATGTCCTGGATCCCCGCCAAGCAATTCGGCGACTACCCGTTCTACCTGCGATGGTTCTTTCGCCGGCAGGCGCGCAAGTACGGTCGAACACTGCCACCTTCCTGGTTATGGGGACGGCTCCCCGGGCACTTCGGCGGCTTGTTGTTGCTGCTCGGCCTGTTCCAGAGAAAGGCGTTTCCCGTTGATGCAGCGTTGCGCAGCCTTGTTTCGGCGCGGGTTGCGCAACTCAACGGGTGCGCATTCTGTGTCGACCTGAATGCCTACAACCTGCTCCACGCGACTGGCTCCAGTGCAAAAGCAGAAGCCGTGGGGAGCTGGCAGGACAGTGACCTTTACTCGGAGCGCGAGCGCGTCGCCTTGGACTACGCCGAAGCCATGACGGACACCCAGCGGCGCGTGGGGCCAGCGCAGGCCGCGTCACTGCGGCAGCAATTCGATGACCACGAAATCGTGGCGCTGACCGCATGGATCTCCTTCCAGAACATGAGTGCGAAATTCAACAGTGCACTGGGTGCGGAAGAGAGTGGCCTTTGTCCCTGGCTCGGTGCTCGCGATCAACCCGAAGGCACTGTGACAAGCCTCGCGCCGATCAGCACCCGCCCTCGCCATGCAGGCAGGAATCCAGCCCAGTCAAAAAGCTCTCGAAACCAATCCGAATCCATAACCTGA
- a CDS encoding efflux RND transporter permease subunit — MIEWSLRNIFLVLLGTLAITAAGIYAVSRTPLDALPDLSDVQVIVYTEYPGQAPQVVEDQVTYPLTTAMLAVPKSRVVRGFSFFGSSFVYVIFEDGTDLYWARSRVLEYLNFAAGRLPPGVTPTLGPDATGVGWVYQYALEGKDRSLDELRAIQDWYVRYQLTKAHGVAEVASLGGFVRQYSVTVDPAKLRQYGVPLMQVGEVIKASNRDVGGRSVEISETEYMVRSRGYLRGITDIEQLVLRAEGGTPVLIRDVATVELAADERRGIAELNGEGEVVSGVAIARSGENTLAVIHNLKDKIAEISSGLPDGVAIRSVYDRSDLIHRAIATLQTTLIEESIIVALVCIVFLFHVRSALVAIVMLPIGVLIAFLAMHALGMNSNIMSLGGIAIAIGAMIDAAIVMIENAHKHIERGGDRSRLQLIIDACKEVGPSLFFGLLIITVSFVPVFALEAQEGRLFKPLAYTKTFAMAGAAVLSVTLVPVLMYLFVRGRILAESKNPLNRLLIAIYRPVIAFVLRFQKGVIALAVVVLIATAWPASRLGSEFMPSLNEGSLLYMPSSLPGMSVTQAGQLLQTQDRIIKSFPEVESVFGKAGRALTATDPAPLEMFETVINLKPQDQWRPGMTQDQLIAEMDSALKFPGVANSWTMPIKARTDMLSTGIRTPIGIKVFGKDLKQIETVARDIERVVRAVPGTTSAYAERLTGGFYLDIEPDLTQLARYGLSVGAIQDVVAAALGGEMVTTTVEGRERFGVIVRYPRELRDSPERIAREVLIATMDGAQIPLGELAHVGLSQGAPSIRTENALLSAYIYVDLRGRDIGGYVRDAQQAVAEQVVFPPGTYATWSGQFEYMQRAQATMKVVIPLTLGIIFLLLYLNFRRITESLIVMFSVPFALVGGVWLMWALSYNLSVAVAVGFIALAGVAAQTGVVMLIYLDHALAARAAARKAAGEALTAGDLVDAIVEGAVERVRPKMMTVTAIIAGLLPIMWSTGTGSEVMRRIAAPMVGGMLSSTVLTLVVIPALYALVKRRQAIRREATTTP; from the coding sequence CTGATCGAATGGTCGTTGCGCAACATCTTCCTGGTGTTGCTGGGCACGCTTGCGATCACCGCCGCCGGCATCTACGCGGTGTCGCGCACGCCGCTGGACGCGCTGCCGGATTTGTCCGACGTGCAGGTGATTGTCTACACCGAGTACCCCGGCCAGGCGCCGCAGGTGGTCGAGGACCAGGTCACCTATCCGTTGACCACGGCGATGCTGGCGGTGCCGAAATCGCGCGTGGTGCGCGGCTTCTCGTTCTTCGGCTCGTCGTTCGTCTACGTGATCTTCGAGGATGGCACTGATCTCTACTGGGCGCGTTCGCGGGTACTGGAGTACCTGAACTTTGCGGCGGGGCGCCTGCCGCCGGGCGTGACGCCAACGCTGGGTCCCGATGCCACCGGCGTCGGTTGGGTCTACCAGTACGCGCTCGAAGGCAAGGACCGCTCGCTGGACGAGCTGCGCGCGATCCAGGACTGGTACGTGCGCTACCAGCTGACCAAGGCGCACGGCGTCGCCGAGGTCGCCAGCCTGGGTGGCTTCGTGCGCCAGTATTCAGTCACCGTCGATCCCGCGAAGTTGCGCCAGTACGGTGTGCCGCTGATGCAGGTCGGCGAAGTCATCAAGGCCAGCAATCGCGACGTCGGCGGTCGCAGCGTCGAGATCAGCGAGACCGAGTACATGGTGCGCAGCCGCGGCTACCTGCGCGGCATCACCGACATCGAACAATTGGTGCTGCGCGCCGAGGGCGGCACGCCTGTGCTGATCCGCGATGTCGCCACCGTGGAACTGGCCGCCGATGAGCGTCGCGGCATCGCCGAGCTCAATGGCGAAGGCGAGGTGGTGTCCGGTGTGGCCATCGCGCGCTCTGGCGAGAACACGCTGGCGGTGATTCACAACCTCAAGGACAAGATCGCCGAGATCAGCAGCGGCCTGCCCGATGGCGTCGCCATCCGCAGCGTCTACGACCGCTCCGATCTGATCCACCGCGCAATCGCCACGCTGCAGACCACGCTGATCGAGGAAAGCATCATCGTCGCGCTGGTGTGCATCGTGTTCCTGTTCCACGTGCGCAGCGCGCTGGTGGCGATCGTCATGCTGCCGATCGGCGTGCTGATTGCCTTCCTGGCGATGCACGCGCTCGGCATGAACTCCAACATCATGAGCCTCGGCGGCATCGCGATTGCCATCGGCGCGATGATCGACGCCGCGATCGTGATGATCGAGAACGCGCACAAACACATCGAGCGCGGCGGCGACCGCAGCCGACTGCAACTGATCATCGACGCTTGCAAGGAGGTCGGTCCGTCGTTGTTCTTTGGCCTTTTGATCATCACCGTGTCGTTCGTGCCGGTGTTTGCGCTGGAAGCGCAAGAGGGCCGCTTGTTCAAGCCGCTCGCCTACACCAAGACCTTTGCGATGGCCGGCGCCGCGGTGCTGTCGGTGACGCTGGTGCCGGTGCTGATGTACCTGTTCGTGCGCGGCCGCATCCTTGCCGAATCAAAGAATCCGCTGAACCGCTTGCTGATCGCGATCTACCGGCCGGTGATCGCCTTCGTGCTGCGTTTCCAGAAGGGAGTGATCGCGCTGGCAGTGGTAGTGCTGATCGCCACCGCGTGGCCAGCCAGCCGACTCGGTTCGGAATTCATGCCGAGCTTGAACGAAGGCAGCCTGCTGTACATGCCGTCCTCGTTGCCGGGCATGAGCGTCACCCAGGCCGGCCAGTTGCTGCAGACCCAGGACCGGATCATCAAGTCCTTCCCCGAGGTCGAATCGGTGTTCGGCAAGGCCGGGCGCGCACTGACCGCCACCGATCCGGCGCCGCTGGAGATGTTCGAGACGGTGATCAACCTGAAGCCGCAGGATCAGTGGCGGCCGGGGATGACGCAAGACCAGTTGATCGCCGAAATGGACAGCGCGCTCAAGTTTCCCGGTGTCGCCAACTCCTGGACGATGCCGATCAAGGCGCGCACCGACATGCTCTCCACCGGCATCCGAACGCCAATTGGCATCAAGGTGTTCGGCAAGGACCTCAAGCAGATCGAGACCGTCGCGCGCGATATCGAGCGCGTGGTGCGCGCGGTGCCCGGCACCACCAGCGCCTATGCCGAACGCCTGACCGGCGGCTTTTATCTGGACATCGAGCCGGACCTGACGCAACTGGCGCGCTATGGGTTGTCGGTCGGTGCCATCCAGGATGTGGTCGCCGCCGCACTCGGCGGCGAAATGGTCACCACCACCGTGGAGGGCCGCGAGCGCTTCGGCGTGATCGTGCGCTACCCGCGCGAGCTGCGCGATTCGCCCGAGCGTATCGCCCGCGAAGTGCTCATTGCGACCATGGATGGCGCGCAGATCCCGCTCGGCGAACTCGCGCATGTGGGCCTGAGCCAGGGCGCACCCTCGATCCGCACCGAGAACGCGCTGCTCAGCGCCTACATCTACGTCGATTTGCGTGGACGCGACATCGGCGGCTATGTGCGCGACGCGCAGCAGGCCGTCGCCGAGCAGGTAGTTTTTCCTCCCGGGACCTACGCTACCTGGAGCGGGCAGTTCGAGTACATGCAGCGCGCGCAGGCGACCATGAAGGTGGTCATCCCGCTGACCCTCGGCATCATCTTCCTGCTGCTGTACCTCAATTTCCGCCGCATCACCGAATCGCTGATCGTGATGTTCTCGGTACCGTTCGCGCTGGTCGGCGGCGTCTGGCTGATGTGGGCGCTGAGCTACAACCTGAGCGTCGCGGTGGCCGTCGGATTCATCGCGCTTGCGGGCGTTGCCGCGCAGACCGGTGTGGTCATGCTGATCTATCTTGATCACGCACTGGCGGCGCGCGCTGCCGCGCGCAAGGCCGCCGGCGAAGCGCTGACGGCCGGCGATCTGGTCGACGCCATCGTCGAAGGCGCCGTCGAACGCGTACGCCCGAAGATGATGACGGTCACCGCAATCATCGCCGGCCTGCTGCCGATCATGTGGAGCACCGGCACCGGTTCCGAAGTCATGCGCCGCATCGCGGCGCCGATGGTCGGCGGGATGCTGTCGTCGACCGTGCTGACGCTGGTGGTGATTCCGGCGCTGTATGCGCTGGTGAAGAGGCGCCAGGCCATCCGGAGAGAAGCCACCACTACGCCGTAG
- a CDS encoding DUF2933 domain-containing protein, whose protein sequence is MNRNWKMVGLSAALVIAFVVLREHWGHVLGALPYLLLLACPLLHLFHGHGDHAHHDHSTDDRKP, encoded by the coding sequence ATGAACCGGAACTGGAAAATGGTGGGCTTGTCTGCCGCACTCGTGATTGCGTTCGTGGTCTTGCGCGAACACTGGGGCCATGTGCTGGGCGCGCTACCGTACCTGTTGCTGCTGGCATGCCCGTTGCTGCATCTGTTCCATGGACACGGCGATCACGCGCACCACGACCATTCGACGGATGACCGCAAGCCCTGA
- a CDS encoding efflux RND transporter periplasmic adaptor subunit produces MSTPRIVTLVAVVAALSAAGGWWLGQRRADTPEVTISKAEPAQPQILYYRNPMGLPDTSPVPKKDSMGMDYVPVYAGEAPSTPGTVVLSPEKVQLIGVRTVTVELAPMQQSLRASGSIAIDQARQWVIAPKFEGWVQTLAANQVGMRVRRGQALMSVYSPELRSAQNEYLIAQRAAATMAAADPASAASMRDLSGATLERLRNWGIGGGSLERLKGGQVDPYLTLTAPADAVITDKPAVQGMRFMAGEMLLSLADLSRVWLVANVPASDSAQLVLGQSVQFRTSALPGRTFDGTISFIAPTFDEASRTLTVRVELDNAEGVLRPGLFGDVEFHADTGPAVLTVPRSAVLDSGTRQVVFVELAAGRFEPRAVAIGRRSGDRVEINDGLVEGESVVSAANFLIDAESNLGAALDGLKAPDHAGHGTAPAGRGDEQDAGDAEPDQTPVDGGHQHAPQGG; encoded by the coding sequence ATGAGTACTCCAAGAATCGTGACGCTCGTTGCGGTGGTGGCCGCGCTGTCGGCCGCTGGCGGGTGGTGGCTGGGACAACGGCGGGCGGATACGCCCGAAGTGACCATCTCGAAGGCCGAACCGGCGCAGCCGCAAATCCTCTACTACCGCAACCCGATGGGCCTGCCCGACACGTCGCCGGTTCCAAAGAAGGACTCGATGGGCATGGATTACGTGCCGGTGTATGCGGGCGAGGCGCCATCGACGCCGGGGACCGTGGTGCTGTCACCGGAGAAGGTGCAGTTGATCGGCGTGCGTACCGTCACGGTCGAACTGGCGCCGATGCAGCAGTCGCTGCGTGCCAGCGGCAGCATCGCCATCGATCAAGCACGTCAGTGGGTGATCGCACCGAAGTTCGAAGGCTGGGTGCAAACGCTTGCAGCCAACCAGGTCGGCATGCGCGTGCGCCGCGGCCAGGCGCTGATGAGTGTCTACAGTCCCGAACTGCGCTCGGCGCAAAACGAGTACCTGATCGCCCAGCGCGCCGCCGCGACCATGGCGGCGGCCGATCCGGCCAGCGCGGCGAGCATGCGCGATCTGTCCGGCGCGACGCTGGAGCGCCTGCGTAACTGGGGTATCGGTGGCGGCAGCCTGGAACGGCTGAAGGGTGGTCAGGTCGATCCCTACCTGACGTTGACGGCGCCGGCTGACGCAGTGATCACCGACAAGCCGGCAGTGCAGGGCATGCGCTTCATGGCCGGCGAGATGCTGTTGTCGCTGGCCGATCTGTCGCGCGTGTGGCTGGTGGCGAATGTGCCGGCCAGCGACTCGGCGCAACTGGTGCTCGGCCAGTCCGTGCAGTTCCGCACGTCGGCATTGCCCGGACGCACGTTCGACGGGACGATCAGTTTCATCGCGCCGACCTTCGACGAAGCCAGTCGCACGCTGACGGTGCGCGTCGAACTCGACAATGCCGAGGGCGTCCTGCGGCCCGGCCTTTTCGGCGATGTCGAATTCCACGCAGATACCGGCCCGGCAGTACTCACCGTGCCGCGCTCGGCCGTGCTCGACAGCGGCACCCGCCAGGTGGTGTTCGTCGAACTCGCCGCCGGCCGCTTCGAGCCGCGCGCAGTGGCGATCGGCCGTCGCAGCGGCGATCGCGTCGAGATCAACGACGGCCTGGTGGAAGGCGAATCGGTGGTGTCGGCGGCGAACTTCCTGATCGATGCGGAGAGCAATCTCGGCGCGGCGCTGGACGGATTGAAAGCACCGGATCACGCGGGGCATGGCACCGCGCCCGCGGGGCGCGGGGACGAGCAAGACGCAGGTGACGCCGAGCCAGACCAGACGCCGGTCGACGGCGGACACCAGCACGCCCCGCAAGGAGGCTGA
- a CDS encoding TolC family protein gives METSILWPHARRQACALALFLALPVAAASPPGADLDSVHSWLRQHNSALLARTLDAEAAAERIGPAGALPDPMFEMELDGIDFDRPRALPAQVETTVYRVRQQFPLWGKRALAREVATHEAAAAGFRREATLLELVEQADMAWLTWWHAQASATAIDRVLGVMAQMRELARTRYAAGLAPQQDAIRADVELTSMRRMQIELVAQGARARSTLNARLGRNPQDVLTTPAGEPEIALDLPLDELLADAAERHPMTQAEASMHAARLGMAEEVRRERLPDIGVGLGLMQMGDRAEGWELMFEVEIPLQQGARRQRERAADLRAEAAGAREQAIVDELRGRVGAAYAMWQSAGEQESLVSGQLLPQAQAGLESALAGYQVGAVDFDTLLQALTLTLNAERDRLDARRDRLLAAVELKLLQGKLP, from the coding sequence GTGGAAACCTCGATATTGTGGCCGCATGCACGCCGCCAGGCGTGCGCGCTGGCGTTGTTCCTTGCGTTGCCTGTCGCTGCGGCCAGCCCACCAGGCGCCGATCTCGATTCAGTGCATTCGTGGCTGCGGCAGCACAACTCCGCGCTGTTGGCGCGTACGCTGGATGCGGAGGCTGCTGCCGAGCGGATCGGGCCTGCCGGCGCGCTGCCCGATCCGATGTTCGAAATGGAACTCGACGGCATCGACTTCGATCGCCCGCGCGCCCTGCCGGCGCAGGTGGAAACCACCGTGTACCGCGTGCGTCAGCAGTTCCCCCTGTGGGGCAAGCGCGCGTTGGCGCGCGAAGTCGCGACGCACGAGGCCGCGGCCGCCGGCTTTCGCCGCGAGGCCACGCTGCTGGAACTGGTAGAGCAGGCGGACATGGCCTGGCTCACCTGGTGGCATGCGCAGGCCAGCGCAACTGCGATCGACCGCGTACTCGGTGTGATGGCGCAGATGCGCGAGTTGGCGCGCACCCGCTACGCCGCCGGGCTGGCGCCACAGCAGGACGCCATTCGCGCAGACGTGGAGCTGACTTCCATGCGGCGCATGCAGATCGAGTTGGTGGCGCAGGGCGCGCGGGCGCGCTCGACACTGAATGCCCGGCTCGGTCGGAATCCGCAGGACGTGCTGACGACACCGGCGGGCGAACCCGAGATTGCGCTCGATTTGCCGCTCGACGAACTGCTAGCGGACGCCGCCGAGCGCCACCCGATGACGCAGGCCGAAGCATCGATGCACGCCGCCCGCTTGGGGATGGCCGAGGAAGTTCGTCGCGAGCGTCTGCCGGACATCGGGGTTGGTCTCGGGCTGATGCAGATGGGCGACCGAGCCGAGGGCTGGGAGCTGATGTTCGAGGTTGAGATCCCCCTGCAGCAGGGTGCGCGCCGCCAGCGCGAGCGTGCTGCAGACCTGCGCGCGGAAGCCGCCGGTGCACGTGAGCAGGCCATTGTCGATGAACTACGCGGGCGTGTCGGCGCCGCGTATGCCATGTGGCAGTCGGCTGGCGAGCAGGAAAGTCTCGTCTCTGGGCAATTGCTGCCTCAGGCGCAGGCCGGGTTGGAGTCGGCGCTCGCTGGCTATCAGGTCGGCGCGGTCGATTTCGACACGCTGTTGCAGGCGCTGACGCTGACGCTCAATGCCGAGCGCGACCGCCTGGACGCCCGGCGCGATCGCTTGCTGGCCGCCGTTGAACTGAAACTGCTGCAGGGGAAACTGCCATGA
- a CDS encoding DUF411 domain-containing protein has protein sequence MTVHKSPSCGCCGLWVDHAKRAGFSVSVVSMNDLNPLKVAMGVPVGGGSCHTAVVGGYFIEGHVPAADIQRLLTEKPKARGLTVPGMVLGSPGMEAPAGEVQPYTVYLVDLDGKSTPFSHHNR, from the coding sequence ATGACGGTGCACAAGAGCCCCAGTTGCGGCTGCTGCGGCCTTTGGGTTGACCACGCGAAACGCGCGGGATTCTCGGTCTCGGTGGTGTCGATGAACGACCTCAATCCACTCAAAGTCGCTATGGGGGTTCCGGTTGGCGGCGGGTCTTGCCACACCGCGGTCGTCGGCGGCTACTTCATCGAGGGCCACGTCCCTGCAGCCGACATCCAACGACTGCTAACCGAGAAACCGAAGGCTCGGGGATTGACCGTTCCAGGCATGGTGCTGGGCTCGCCCGGCATGGAGGCTCCAGCGGGCGAGGTACAGCCCTACACGGTCTATCTCGTCGACTTGGATGGCAAATCCACACCGTTCAGTCATCACAACAGGTGA